The DNA region TCACTGCATCAGAGCATTGGCATCGCTGGGATGGttctttgtccatggaatttctTGAAGTGATTGATGGATATCACCACTTTCGGTAAGATCATTCTCTTTGCTTCTTGTTGTATTTTGAAATGAGTACAAAAACTGCTAGTGCTATCAATTTTTTCTGGATTATAAGAAAGCTGGTGCTACTGATGGGCTTGAGTTCAATGTAGAGAATTGTTAACCGTTGTCAAGAAAGTAGTTCTCAAATATGTAATGACTCATACTTCGGCAGACCTATAATTAACGGGTGTCATAGACAACCGCAGTCCATGCAAGTATGAATGTTGTAATGTGGTTGAATTGTGTTTGCAAATTGGATTCATGGGGATTTTGTTCTGTAAGCCAAAATTGTTCAAATATAAATTTCTTATGTGACTGAAAGTTTGAAACTGGTTCACTTAAGTTTGGTAACACTCAATTGTAGCACCTTGTACATGACAAACTGGTTGACGACCGCATGAAATTATATAGAAGTACACTCTTTACTAAAATGCCATGGGTACCAAATGGTCATAAATTCGTCATCAATCATCCGGCTTTTTTCATAGCTGGTATCCTGCTCTTTAAGCAATGGTAACTGTCTTTTTGAGTCAAATCTTCACTATTCttgtttgcttttctttttcaaattttaatttctccTATTTTTACATTATTTATGCTCATAGCTTAGAGTGTCAGACTAGGATTTATGATATGTGATCCCGCTTGCTTCTGGCTTGGTTTTATCATGCATCATAATCTGGATTTTGATCTTACGTGCAGATACGTACATTCCTCATCCTACCTTCAAGCTCAGAGGGCATTTGAAGCTGCCAAAGCAATACATGATATCAATGGAATTGCAAGTATTTTGTTATACAATCCTTATCATTTGGATTCGCTTATAACCATGGCAGAGTACTATAAGTTTTCGGGTGAACATCAAATATCAGCAGAACTTATCTCGAAGTGCTTATATGCTTTGGAATGTGCATGGAATCCAATGTTCACACCCTTGCAGGGCAATTGCCAACTAAAATACAGCCATGAAACAAACAAGCCTCTGTTCACGGTACTTTTTACTCACATGAGAAATATGGATAGGCGTGGTTGCCATCGATCTGCTTTAGAAGTCTGCAAGTTGTTACTTTCACTAGATTTTGATGATCCAATGGGGGCCATGTTCTGCATTGACTATttttcgttgagggcagaggaGTATGCATGGCTAGAACGGTTCTCTGAAGAATATAAAAGTGATAACTCCTTATGGttgtttccaaatttttcatattCCCTTGCCATTTGCCATTTCTATCTTGAGAAAGAAGAATCTTCGAAAGGTGCACTGGAAAATGCCAAGTCTACTTCAGCTGATCTTATGAAACAGGCATTGATACTTCACCCGTCAGTCTTGAAAAAATTAGTGGAAAAGGTACCTTTGAAGGACAAGGTGTGGGCGCAGATACTAAAAAATCCATATTTTCAAGCAGATCAAGTAGGAATCCCATCCTTGGATCACCTAATAAACATATATGTTGAGCGGAATTTTCTTCTATGGAGGCTCCCAGATCTGCATGATTTGCTGAGGGATGCTGCACAGCTTGTGATAGAGACACTGAGACATAATAGTAGCGATAAGGACGATTGGTCATGCGTGAGAAAAGAAACATTCTCATCTGAGAAAAACGAGTAAGTGTGCGGTAACAGTTTTGCATTTCAGCTACTTTTTTCCTAGTATTTTGTTTATCACTGTTGCGTAAACTTAAAAAGTTATATCTGCTTATGTTAAGCCTGAATTTGGTAGAATGACCGACTGCTTGCTTGTTTGCTATAGGTACGCCCACTTGTTAGTTTCAGATTTCTCTTTGTCAGTGCCAACTGCCCCGCCAGAAGTTTTGCAACAATTTTTGGGTGATCCAACGGAGGGCGGCCATGCTCCCGGTAATGTTGCAAATGCTGGCAATCCGGTGGAGTTTGGCCGTGCTCCACGCGATGTTGCAGATCGAAATGCACTTGAAGTATTATTGGAGTCATTTCTACCATGGGCTTATTATGGAGATAGAGACGGTGTTGAGAACGAAAATCAACAAAATGGACATGGTCCAGGCAATGGCTAGTTTCGAATTGAAATGGAAGAAAACGATATAGGAAGTTTTACGAAAAGCAAACTCATGTTGAATGACACAACCGTGTTCCGTTGTTGCCAGCGACCGGAAAGTTTTGCAaattttctgttatgttattATCTTTTGTGTATTTGGCTACCTAACAGGACCAATTGAACCTTCCACTGAATCTAAATACCATTTATGCCATTGCACTTGTTTTCACCATTTGCACTTCCATTTCTATGTCATCACTTTGCTCATCCAAAAGAGCTGAAATTGATTATCTTTTGGAAATGTTCTCTTATCACACAATCCGACAACATAAGGTATTATAGATATAGAAATCTAGACTCATTATTGGgtagctttttttttaatgtgcgGTTCAGATTCACAGATTAATAATATAAACAGTTTTGTGTTAGATAAGTTTCACTAGAAAACATTGCTCAAGATTTCGATCCGTTAGAGAGAAGCCCAATAGACATTGCAATGCTCTCTTCTCCATATCCACAAAAAGGCAGCAATGGCAAATGCATGAGCAAATTTCATTGCCACTCCCTCCAATTTTCCATTTTTAGGGCTTTAGGGGTTGGGAAgccatccatccatccatccatccatcaTTGAATCCCATGTGGCATATgtgccctctctctcctctcttcttcCATCCCTATACCTCCCTCTCCTCTCCTCCATCCAATAACTAATATtactccactctctctctctctctctctcccctccccaTTACCCAATTCCATAATAATTCAATCTCTCTACTTTCTAGGGTTTTGAAATTGGAACCAAAGCTAAAGCTGCTCACCCTCCTCTGAATACACACATACCCACATTTCAAACAATCAGGAATCCAATCCCATCCAGTCCAGTCCAACCCCCCCTCACCTTTTCTTTTGTACAGAGGAGAATATCAGAGAAAGGGGGACAAAGGAACTCTCTTCCTATCCAAGTGATGGTCTTTGCTCTCCTCACAAGGCTTTTCCTGTAGAGAGAGAAATTgggtttctagagagagagagagagagagagagagagagtgcttAACATGTAGAGGGGTATTGGGAGAGAAGAGATATGTTGGCAATGGAGAAAGATTTTGATACTAAGTTGAAGATTCAGGGGAATTCTTCTAATGCCGCCAACAGCAATGTTCCGAGATCCAAGAGCTTCGCTTTCAGGGCTCCCCAGGAGCATTTCACCATTCAAGACTTTGAATTGGGCAAGATCTATGGCGTTGGTTCCTACTCCAAGGTctcatttttaatctttttttttaatttattgttttatttgttgttttgattttgtTAAATTGGTGTTTTGTCATCTGGATTTTTCTTGTAGATTGAATGATGCAATTCATTTGTAAATGCTATAAATTTATTgcaaatttataataattgcTTATAGGTTGTGGAAAATATCAATTGTTGCAAAAGAACATACCCTGTGGTTTGAAGGAAGTCCTGCTTTTGCTATATTTTCGCAACTTTGCATAAACTAGTCGAAAAATTGCTAAAATTTTACAATGTAATGGAAGGAGAAAAATAACTGTTACATGGGTTGATCAGTTTTATAAGTTGGGATGCTTATGTGCATTTTGTTTTACTCGGGACTTTCAGAGTTTCAAACCTGCATTTGATTGGTGTGAGCTTAGAGTAAATTCAAGGACCTAGGATTTTTAGTTGGGATTAAGGACATAGGATTTTTAGTTGGAAATCTTGGGATTAAGGACATCGGATTTTGAGTTTGCTAATATGTTATCTCGCTGGTAGAAGAAGTTTTGAGGTTACAAGGAGAGTCGTGAAAATATCAGATTTTTGGGTTCTCTATAGGCTTCAGTTTCAACAGGAATTAAAGTTATTTCACTTCCtgatattcttttatatttgaaaGTTGCGCTATTCTTCAAGAGAGAAAGGATGTTGCTGGTGTTCTTATAAAGATGTTGCTGGCTATGTGATTGCTGTCATAACGAACATGTTTCAAAACTTTTAATCGATGAAAGAATAAAATATACATATGGTTGCTGACCTGTTTGTGATGCTTAAAGTTTGCTGTGTTCTTATTTGTCTCTTATCACCAATAAATTTCAGGTTGTGAGAGCTAAGAAGAAGGACACTGGAACTGTCTATGCATTAAAGATCATGGACAAAAAATTCAtcaccaaagaaaataaaacagcTTATGTGAAGTTGGAACGTATTGTTCTTGATCAGCTGGATCATCCAGGAATTGTGCGGCTATTCTTTACCTTTCAAGATTCCTTTTCATTGTGTAGGTATTCTGGTTGTAACCTTTTAGAAATCTCCATATCTTCTGTACTTGTTTCAGATTCACGTATTCTTTCTGGTTCAGTGtctttgtattttttgttatttattgGTTGTTGTATTCCCATTCCGGAATATATGTGACACTGGCCTCTCTAATTTTGTTTGAAGACATGGCACTTGAATCCTGTGAAGGTGGAGAACTTTTTGATCAAATAACTAGGGTAAGCTTTAAGCTTAAAAACATGTGTTTTCCATGTTATTCTGAAATTACCTCTGCCTTTACCTTTTCAATGAGAGAATCCCCTTGATGATGTGATTTTCATGCTTAATTGCACATCAAGGATTAtgtaaatattatattttgttcttgaattgtGCACAGAAAGGTCGTCTCTCTGAGGATGAAGCTCGCTTCTATGCAGCAGAAGTTGTAGACGCACTTGAATACATACATAGTATGGGATTGATTCACAGAGATATAAAGGTATTCTCTCAAGGCTGTACTTATGTGCAACTTAATCATTTGAAAATGCTAATAGATTTTCAAATGGCAGCCAGAGAACTTGCTTCTTACATCAGAGGGTAACATCAAGATTGCTGATTTTGGGAGTGTAAAGCCCATGCAGGATAGCCGAATTACAGTTCTTCCGAATGCAGCATCAGGTATCTTATAATTTTAGTCATGAGAAGGCTCCATGGTTccaagtttgaaatttgattaatatGATAAAATTCTTTTCTGGATGACTGTGTAGATGATAAGGCCTGCACATTTGTGGGGACAGCTGCTTATGTCCCTCCCGAAGTCCTGAAT from Malus domestica chromosome 01, GDT2T_hap1 includes:
- the LOC114823989 gene encoding uncharacterized protein, translated to MSGRMLKKVLKEQEEEDRHLIESESEGEEEIQQLNGKAKINPFDLLTGGGGDGDDDDQEDESETVDEPVVVLPQLKTKAGVASTNDQKSKKKKKKKSKEASSSSSAASNVEKPLDGILESISLDAPEKAASGKGCENLAKPCAPSVLQVDPKYLNADNELRRIFGSKVVKSFEKHERSGGSSRLVRGGRRAAHIPRKTILVTASEHWHRWDGSLSMEFLEVIDGYHHFRYVHSSSYLQAQRAFEAAKAIHDINGIASILLYNPYHLDSLITMAEYYKFSGEHQISAELISKCLYALECAWNPMFTPLQGNCQLKYSHETNKPLFTVLFTHMRNMDRRGCHRSALEVCKLLLSLDFDDPMGAMFCIDYFSLRAEEYAWLERFSEEYKSDNSLWLFPNFSYSLAICHFYLEKEESSKGALENAKSTSADLMKQALILHPSVLKKLVEKVPLKDKVWAQILKNPYFQADQVGIPSLDHLINIYVERNFLLWRLPDLHDLLRDAAQLVIETLRHNSSDKDDWSCVRKETFSSEKNEYAHLLVSDFSLSVPTAPPEVLQQFLGDPTEGGHAPGNVANAGNPVEFGRAPRDVADRNALEVLLESFLPWAYYGDRDGVENENQQNGHGPGNG